The segment AAGTCGGCATTAACTAAAAAAATCACACTAAAGAGCGTGATTTCTATTGAGCGGAAGACGGGGGTCGAACCCGCGACATTCAGCTTGGAAGGCTGACGCTCTACCAACTGAGCTACTTCCGCAATTTTGTTTCCAAAACTATTGGTAACGCTGTGCAAACTTAAGGAAAATCCTCTAATCATGCAACTTTTTTCTCTAATATAAAATGTGGGGAGAGCAGGATTCGAACCTACGAAGCCGAAGCAACTGAGTTACAGTCAGTCCCATTTAGCCACTCTGGAATCTCCCCAGACATAATATATTAAATGAGCCTCCAGAGGGATTCGAACCCACGACCCCGAGATTACAAATCACGTGCTCTGGCCAACTGAGCTATGGAGGCATTTTAATAAAATGGACTGAATGTTGTGAGAAACTCTACTCTACATCATTTCAGTAGTGAAAAAAAAATCACCCTAAAAAAGTGTGATATTCTTGAGCGGAAGACGGGGGTCGAACCCGCGACATTCAGCTTGGAAGGCTGACGCTCTACCAACTGAGCTACTTCCGCAATTTTGTTTCCAAAACTATTGGTAACGCTGTGCAAACTTAAGGAAAATCCTCTAATCATGCAACTTTTTTTCTCTAATATAAAATGTGGGGAGAGCAGGATTCGAACCTACGAAGCCGAAGCAACTGAGTTACAGTCAGTCCCATTTAGCCACTCTGGAATCTCCCCAAACATAATATATTAAATAGAGCCTCCAGAGGGATTCGAACCCACGACCCCGAGATTACAAATCACGTGCTCTGGCCAACTGAGCTATGGAGGCATTTAAAAAAAAGAATTCAAAAGATCGCTGTTCCCTTTTTGCGAGTGCAAATATAGAACGGATTTTTTGAATTCTCAAATTTTTTAATAACTTTTTTTAACTTTTTTCGCTACGCTAATTCTTTTTTCTTGATTAATAGCTTTTTAGCAGTATCAACACAAAGGTCTAAACTTTCTTCAAAGGTTGCGCATGTCTTTTTTACAACGATATCATCTCCCGGAACCACTAAAATAATTTCAGAAGTTTTGTTTAGTTTATCTGCATTATTTTCTACTTTTAAAAACACTTTACATTCTTGAATTTTGTCATAAAATGTATCAAGTTTGCTTACTTTTTTGTCAATGTGTGATTCTAATGGTTCGTGAGGTGTTAAACCAATTGAATGTACTGTGATCTTCATAATTCTTCTTTTTTTGAGGCTCGAGGGTGAGCCTGATTAAACACTTTTTTCAATTGTTCAATATTAGCATTCGTATAGACTTGAGTACTTGCAAGACTGGAATGTCCTAATATTTTTTTTACTTTGGAGATCTCCGCCCCATTATCCAAAACGTGTGTAGCAAAGCTATGACGAAGGATGTGAGGACTTCTTTTTTCTTTTGTTGTTATAAGACTAAGGTACTTATTAACCACCACATAAACAAATTTTTCGGTGAGTTTTTTACCTTTCTTATTCACAAAAAAATATGATTTATATTCTGTCTGTGGCTGCCGTATTTCCAGATAGCTTTTCAACAGATCTGATAAATCTGCGGAAATGGGAATTACTCTTTCTTTATTTCCTTTACCGATTATTTTCAGTTCATTTCCGTCTAAGTTAACATTCTCAAACATCATACCACAAAGCTCAGCTTTACGAATCCCGGTCTGATAAAGTACTTCCATGATGCATTTTTCCAGGATATCATGCATCTGTTCAAAGACTTTATCCGTAAGCGTCTGCATTTCCTCTTTAGAGATGGGAATTTGCTTTTCGGGATAAAATTTGAGGGAAGAAATACTTTCGGTGGGAGAAACTTTAATTTCGCCTATTTTAAGAAGGAAAAGATAAAAGCTACGAAGTGAGGATAATTTTCTATTGATACTTCTTTTGGAAATATTATTTTCGCTTAATTCTACGATAAAATTCCGAATGACCTTTTTATCTGCTTTGGAAATATCTTCTGAAGATTCTGTTTTGAGGTAGAAATGAGAAAAATCTTCAAGGTCTTTTTTGTAGCTTGTAATGGTATGAGGTGAGTACCTCTTCTCGAATTGTAAATATTCTAAAAACTTATTCAACATTGTTTCAGAGTATAAAAACAAAAATTCACTCCTCAAATATAACTATTTAAGAAGTGAATTTAGTATGCGAACTAAGAAAATTTTCTTAAGCCTGCTCTTCTTTGCTAAGTGCTCTTTGTTTGTGAGCAGCTTTAAGTCTAGCTTGTCTTAAAGTTACAGAAGGCTTGATAAACTGTTGTCTAGATCTTAATTGACGAACTGTACCTGTTTTATCAAATTTTCTTTTATATTTTTTTAATGCTCTATCGATGGATTCTCCATCTTTTACTGGAATTATTAACATATTTTACATCTCATTTTGGATTGCAAAAGTAGGAATTTTTTATTAATCTGCAAAAAACTTTATCAAAAAATGCTGTAGAATTTATTTAAATTAAAATTGAAATACGCTTAGAGTCTTTCATAAAACTATTTATGCTCAGGATCACAATTCTGACCATATCATTAATATTAAAAAAAGCTATAGGTAATATTAATGGTATTTGAACAAAAGTCTTATCTTTGCATCTACTTTATTCATGGGGTTGACTGGTTTCGACAGCAAGGTCAATGGGTAAGTAAGCATGCAGAGAACCGTAGCGCGATCTCTTTAATCCCTTGCTACAAAATTTTAACTGGCAACGAAGAGTTCGCTCTTGCAGCTTAATATCGAAGTATAGTAGATCAAGCGTTTTCCCGAAGATTTTAGTAGGGAAGCAAGATATTCCACAAATGCTCTGTTCTGCGGCGTTTGATCCTGGGATATAGGAATGCGGAAATAAGTCTCGTTTTTCTTCGCAACGAGATCGAAAACCTCAGAAGATAAGCTGAAAGTTGGGTGTCTGCTCTCTGCTTTCAGTCGAAAACCAATAGTAGAATAAGCATGTAGAAATCTTATGTATTGCTTGTTTGGACGAGGGTTCGAATCCCTCCAACTCCACTTAAAACCCTGTAAATTATTGATTTACAGGGTTTTTTATTTCAAGGTGCTATTTTAGGTGCCATTAATTTTCAATTCAATATAATTTGCACTGTTTGCGTAATATCGTTTTATAAGTTGCTGATATTATCTTATCAGCATCAATCATTCCACCATAATTAATCATAGTTTATATCATCAAATACCATTGCATAAACCTCCTTTACTAAAGTTATTATAGTAAGAAGATAGTTATAGAGAAAAATAAAGGATAATGTTTGTAAAAATAATAATACAATAGATTTTACTTTACTGTAGTCAATATCTCCCGTTTCAATAAATTCTTTGACTTCCTTAACAACTTGTAAACCTTGCAAATTTGCTTTCATTAAAAATATATATAGTAATAAAAAAACTATTGATATAATTGCAATAGCAACCGAAAACAAAATAAGAGTTGTAATTTGTTCTGTAAAATCTTTATATCTTTTGAGATAAGATTGGGCTTCATCACTTTGATTACGGCTCATCTGATTTTTTCTCTTGGAATAATTTTCAGTTACAACAAAAATTACAGAAAAAAGCAGACCGGAAAATATGCTAATTGCACTTATAATATTTGAAATGATGTCATTGTCAATAGTAACACTAAATAGTAAAAAGATAATTGAAAGCATTATAGGAAAAAAAAGATGCCAAAATATTGTATAGAATATCTTTGGACTTACTCGAATTTCAGAGAAGCCATCTTTTAATAATTCTATTAAATTAAATTTTGAAAACATTTAATTTTTATATCCTATTTCCCTTTTTATTTTATTCAGAATACCGTCTGTGAATTTTTTAATTTTCACATAATCATAATGATGTGTTTCATTTGATTTTATTTCATCGGGTAAGAATATTGTTG is part of the Chryseobacterium wanjuense genome and harbors:
- a CDS encoding HPF/RaiA family ribosome-associated protein, whose translation is MKITVHSIGLTPHEPLESHIDKKVSKLDTFYDKIQECKVFLKVENNADKLNKTSEIILVVPGDDIVVKKTCATFEESLDLCVDTAKKLLIKKKELA
- a CDS encoding tyrosine-type recombinase/integrase, giving the protein MLNKFLEYLQFEKRYSPHTITSYKKDLEDFSHFYLKTESSEDISKADKKVIRNFIVELSENNISKRSINRKLSSLRSFYLFLLKIGEIKVSPTESISSLKFYPEKQIPISKEEMQTLTDKVFEQMHDILEKCIMEVLYQTGIRKAELCGMMFENVNLDGNELKIIGKGNKERVIPISADLSDLLKSYLEIRQPQTEYKSYFFVNKKGKKLTEKFVYVVVNKYLSLITTKEKRSPHILRHSFATHVLDNGAEISKVKKILGHSSLASTQVYTNANIEQLKKVFNQAHPRASKKEEL
- the rpsU gene encoding 30S ribosomal protein S21 codes for the protein MLIIPVKDGESIDRALKKYKRKFDKTGTVRQLRSRQQFIKPSVTLRQARLKAAHKQRALSKEEQA